Part of the Listeria innocua genome is shown below.
GTTCGTTCATTGCCGGGACGATAAACATTCCGCCTGATGGTACTGGTGAGCCAATACCCCATGTCATACTAAGTCCTCCGCCAACTGCAGCCCCAAGCGTACAAGAAATAATGACGCGTATCGGATCAACGGCAGCAATCGGAATAACGCCTTCTGTAATCATACAAATTCCCATTGGAAAAGCGATTTTGATATTATCTTCTTCTGATTTTGTATATTTTCTCTTTTTAATTAATTTCGAGATTACCCAAGATAGAGTTACTCCAAATGGCGGTACCATCGAAGCTAGAATTTTTACGGCTTCTGGTTCTTTAACTCCCTCTAGCAGTAATCCATCCGCGAATAAAGAAGCTACTTTATTTACCGGTCCACCGAAATCAAATGCCGCCATAGCACCGAGCACTGCTCCGAAAACAAATCGCATGCTTCCTTGCATTCCTTGTAAGAAGCTTGTCATCGCCTCCGTGGCCCAAACGATTGGTACACCTACAACAAAATACATTAGCAATCCAATAACTAAACTACTAATAAGCGGAATAATCATCATTGGCATTAAACCTTGTGCCCACTTTGGTACTTTTAAATATTTCACTAGTATTAGTACAAAATAACCTACTAAGTACCCGCCGAGCATTCCACCCAAGAACCCTGCACCAATTGAGTTGGCGATAAGTCCCATTAACAATCCAGGAGCAATCCCTGGCCTATCTGCTATCGAATAGGCGATCGCTCCTGCAATAACTGGCGCAAGTAATCCCATACCAAGAACACCGAGAGAAACGAGTGCATCTGGAACAGAATACGGTGCTTTATAGTTTTCAATCACTTGCCCATTTGTTAAATTTCCAATGGCAATAAGTAACCCCGAGGCAACAACTAACGGTAACATATACGAAATCGCTGTAAGTGCATGTTTTTTGATTTGCAGTTTTTTCATCATGCCAGTTCACTCCCTAGTTATTTATTTCGTTGTCTATTTTATTAATAATTTGTTTTGGTGCTTTAATCGCTAAGTCTGTGGGTATTTCGACAATACGCTTCCCTTTAAAACGGTCTTTGCCACTAATTTTAATGTCAGCTGCGATAATAACGACATCCGCATTTTTTACTTGCTCTGCTGAAAGTTCGTCTTCAATCCCAATTGTTCCTTGTGTTTCAATATGAATAGTATGTCCAAGTGCAATACCAGCTTTCGTTAGTTTTTCTTTTGCGATATACGTATGCGCAATTCCTGATGTACAAGCAGCAATTCCAATAATATTCATGTCAAACTCCTCCTAATCTTGGTTTTTTGCTAACAATTTAATAAAAGCTTCTTTTGTTGGGACAGTTTGAAACTGACTTATCACCTCATCATCTGCGAGTAAAATCGCTACTTTTTGAAGCAGCTTAATGTGTGTTGTCGTAGCATCTGAATTTTTCACAGCGAAAAGGATAATGATATTGACTGGTTTATCATCAAGCGACTCCCACTCTACCGGGGTTTTTGTTCTACCGACAGCAATGGACGTATTTATGACGCTTGCTGATTTCCCGTGTGGAATTGCTACACCTTCCCCGAGCCCCGTTTTACCTTCTTCTTCGCGGTACAACACATCCGCTATAAAAGCTTTTTTGTCCGCTACTGCACCTGTTTCGACAAGTAAATCTGTTAATTCTTCAATTACTTCTAATTTTGTCGTTGCTTGTAACTCTAAATTTACAAGTGCTGGACTTATTACTTTGCTTATATCTAATTCTTGAATATCCATCGATTCGCCTCCTATAAACTTTCCATCAATTTTTTCACCATCATTTTATCTTTTTCTGTAAACATCGCGCTTACAAGTAATGAAGGGATTTCTTTTGTACTTTCTGCGTTGATTGTTGTTAGAATAAAGTCAATATTCTGATAGTCTTGCAAGCTATTTTTGAATCTAGTAGATGATAAAACGTCTACTATTTCGACATCTGGAAAAGCTTTTTGGACCTTTACTTTTAAAAGTTCTGACGTTCCGATACCGCTTGAACACATAATAATAATTCGTTTTACAAGAGGTGACTCTTCTATGTGTTTGGCGAAATAGATCGTTATATAACCGACTTCATCATCTGATATGGTATTTAACTTAAAGGTCTCCGCCACATCCCGAGCGGTTTCTTTAATAATGTCAAACAGCTGTCCGTACTCTAATTTAATATCGCTTAATAAGTTGTTTTTTATGTTTATTTGATGATTCATTCGGTTCACCATTGGCTTCATATGACTAAGTAATTCGATTTTTAATTGCTTTTTATTAATAGGCATATCGATTTTCGCGGCAACTTGATTAATATAAAAATCAGTCATTTCCTCCACGATTGGTAAAACATTACTCGAGATTAATTCAATTTCATGATTAAACCGAGAAGATATTAAGTATTGTAAAAAGTTGAATGTTTCACGCTTAGGTAATTTCATTTTTAAGTATTGTTCGATTGATTCAATGGCTTCTACAGCAATAGTATGCAATTTTTCATTTGTCACTAAGTAAGTCTCGTTTGTTTCGTCAAAATCTTCCACTTCTCCTTGGCGAAAACGATTAATTAGAATGTACAAATGGGAAAAAATATTAATATCATACGGATACGGAATGCTAATCATTAACTTATTTTCAATAATTTCCATTTGCCTAACGATAAACTGTACATCGGCATTATTGAGATTGCTGTATTCTGTCTTTAAATCGTCGTAACTAGATAAGTCTAAGTTGTTGATGACTTCATTGATTGCGATACGAATGTTTTCTTCTGTACCAACAACACGGATTTCTTTTTGCTTTTTTTCAAGAGCTAAATGGTATTTCTCGATAGATTGATTTAAAAGCGTAAAATCATTTTTTATCGAATTATAACCAACGTAATAACCTTCATATAGTTTGGCAATATTTAAGTACTTAGGTGATTTAAACAATACTTGAAGTAAAATCTTTTCACGACGCTCGGATGGTGTATAACCGAAAATATCACTGGTTGTTTCTAATTTCGCCTGAATATATGCTTTATAATTTAGTTTGTAACCGCGGCCTTTTTCCGAAATAATAATCTCTTTTTCATCAGTGGCGCTATTGATATTTTTAATTTTACGGTAAATTGTTTTAGAGGAAACTTCGAGCATTAGAGCAAGTTGATTCGCTGTTAAAAAATCATTTTTCGTTAAAAATAAGTTAATTAATGCACGCTCCGTTTTGGTTAGAAGCATTTCATCACCTCCCTCTACGGTCTATTATACACAAATAAAAGAAAACGGTTACAACAAGTTATGTCCACTACACTAGACAATTTTTTGGCAAAGATTGTGAACGTAGCTTTAGAAATAAACTTCCCTTTTAAGAAGACAATCTTCTAGTAAAACCGTATAATGAAATTTGAGAAGACTCAGAAAGGGGTGCTTTTGTGACACTTGAACTACATAATGTTACGAAGAAGTTTGGGGAAAAAATCGCAGTTAATGATTTATCTTTTCGAGTAGAACCAGGGAAAATACTCGGAATAATTGGTCAAAATGGTGCTGGTAAAACAACTACTTTCCGGCTAATTTTACATTTTTTAGAAGCAACTTCAGGAAAAATCACTTGGGATGGTAAGGAAGTAAGCAGAATAGATCCAAATATCATTGGCTACTTACCAGAAGAACGCGGTTTATATCCTAATGTTACGATTGAAGAACAATTAATTTTTTTTGCTGAACTAAAAGGTTATCCGAAGCAAAAAATAAAAGCAGAAATCGATAACTGGTTGGAACGCGCAGAAATTGTCGGTAAAAAAACGGACTTAATTAAAACATTATCCAAAGGAAATCAACAAAAAATACAACTTCTAAGCACGATCATTCATCAACCTAAACTAGTTATTTTAGATGAACCATTCAGCGGGCTGGATCCTGTTAATGCAGAGATTTTGAAAAAGTTTGTATTCGACCTGCGCGCATCCGGAGCAGCGATTATATTCTCGAGTCACCGGATGGAAAATGTGGAAGAACTTTGTGATTCTCTTTTAATGCTGAAAAAAGGAAGTACGGTGCTTCAAGGTACGACTGAATCCGTGAAATCTGTTTTTGGTCGCAAACGTATTTTGATTGAATCTACTCATAAGGCAGAAGAACTAGCTATTTTGCCTGGTGTGCTAAATGTCCAACAGCATCGTGACGGCGTTCTCCAACTTGAAATTGCTAACGAAACAGATGCAGAAAAGATTTTTGAATATGTGACAAAGGATGGCTTCATCCAAACTTTCAGCCTCCAAGCTCCAACGCTTGAAGAAATTTTCAAATGGAAAGCGGGGGAATCTAATGAGTAAATTTTGGGTGATAACAAAGCAAGTTTACAAAAGACGTGTCAAAACCAAATCATTTTTAATTTCACTTTTGTTTCCTGTTTTAATCGCCGCATTGATTGCTGGCATTCCAAAAATGGTAGACTATTTCGACTCTGCTAAAACTATTACAAAAATTGCTGTACTCTCTGATGATCCGGTTTTCGCCCAGTCGCTCGCTAAAGACAAGAGCCATTTTAAAGTAAATACTGACATTAAAGACAAAAAATCCGCCCAGTCCGCTCTAAAAAACGGTAAAATTGACGGATTCGTCTCTATTACACAAAAAAATGACACGGTTAGTGCAGTTTATACCACGCAAGAAACAGCAGGCCAAGATGTTTTAACCCGTTTAACAGAAGACCTCACCGCAACAAAGATTGCTGAAAAAGCGGCCGCCTATAAAATCACCAATGAGCAATTACAATCAATTACTTCTCCTGTTTCAGTGACAAATGATTTAGAATCAAATAATCAATTGACTAACCATGAAAAAGACGTTATGAGCGCAGCAGTATTGATTTTAACACTTGTTATTTTTATTTTCGTTATGAGTTATGCAAATATTGTTGCTTCTGAAATCGCGACAGAGAAAGGCACACGAATAATGGAAGTTATTTTATCAAGTGTATCTGCTAGAACGCACTTATTTGCTAAACTAACAGCCATTATCTTCATGCTTCTCACCCAAATTGGCTTTTATGTCGTTTGCGGAGCCATCGTTCTTATTGCTGGACGAAATACGGATATGGTCCAAAATGTTTTAGATCAAATTGCTGTTTTTCCAGCTTACTATCTTGTTTTAAACTTAGTATTTGTTATTTTAGGTTTACTGTTATACATTTTACTCGCAGCAATGATCGGATCGATGGTGCCAAATGTAGAAACAGTAGCTCAGTTCATTTATCCAATGACAATTCTCGCTATTATTGGTTACTGGGGTTCCATTGCAGCTGCTAATGCGCCGGACAATTTACTTGTTATTATCGGCTCGTATATTCCAACTTTTTCACCGATGATGATGTTAGCGCGGATGGACTTATTATCTGTTTCAACGGTTGGTATTTTTAGTTCATTAGCAATTTTAGTCGCAAGTGTCGTTGGGGCATTTTTCTTAACTGTTCGTCTTTATCAAGGAAATGTGCTGCTTTACAGTAATGACGGCCTATGGAAAACTTGGAAAACCTCCCTTTCCTACGCGAAAAGAAAATAAAGAGAGTTGGTAAATTATGCAAATCAGACTATCTAAAAGAAAAGACTCGGCTTCAATGATTGAATTAGAACATTTAGTGTGGACGCCTGGGACGACTCCTGGTGATGTCCATTTCGATAGTGAAGCTGAATTTTTATTAAAGAATCCACCTGGCTCCAAAATAGTCGTTGAAAAAGATGAAAAAATAATTGGCATTCTCGGCTATAAATCCCCTATCCCACTGCCCTCCAATAAACATGTAGTAGAGATAGATATTGCCGTTCACCCAGATTATCAGCGCGAAGGCATCGGTCAACTTTTAATGGACAAAATGAAAGAAGTCGCACGCGAAAAAGGTTTTATAAAAATCTCGCTACGGGTGCTGTCAATTAACCAAAAGGCAATTCGTTTTTATGAAAAAAATGGTTTTAAACAAGAAGGTCGACTTGAAAAAGAGTTTATTATTCAAGGTAAGTATGTAGATGATATTTTAATGGCTTATTTCCTCTGACAAAAGACCCTATTTAAAGCTAGGACTATGACTTTATAATCATTTTTAGGATAAAGCGTTTACATTTATTTAGAACGGTTATATATAGAGTACAACGAACAAAAAAAGGTGATGCGAATGACAAAAACTTGGTGTACAAGCTGATTTTTTTCTCAGCTTTGTCATATGCCGGCAAAACGTCTGGTGAAGGATTTTAGTGTCAAGCAACTATGGTTAGTTTACAGGAGGAAGGCGAGGAGTATACGCCGCGTCAAGGACTTTACGCTAACTTAGTTGTAGGAAGACGGAATTTCGTTACGTCGCTCGTTTATCAATATTTTTTATCCTCACTACATTGGTAAATAAGCGAATAAAGTATCGTATCATTCATGGCCACTATTTAAGCAAGTTACGGGCGCTCATTTATTCGTAAGTTAGAATATCTTGAGAAGTAAGTAGCAAGACAAAGAATTCGCCTACTTGTTTGAAAATGCCTCACCGTTTTCCGAATGTTGTATGTTTATTCAGAAACATCCAGACATGGTCCGGCCCATCAGATGAGTGGCAAGACAAGCTCATCCGAAAAGAAAAACCCCGTGTGGCGAATTTGCCATACGGGGTTTTTCGATTAGGAAAATAAGATTGAGATATTTTTATCGTAGAATTTTTGAATGACTAAGTGGCATTTTTCAAAATCTTTCGCTTCTAAAGAGAGCACTAACTGTTCTAGTGAGTCTGCTAAATCTATCATAAAAGCTTCAAAACACAATTTTTCATTGTTATCCTTCATATTTAAAATTGTCTGGTTAAGAATATCGATATTTTTTTCAAGTGCTGGCATTCCAGTATAGTGAATCATACAACCGTAAAAGTTTTTCACGTGATTACTAAATACACTTATATCTTGCTCCCTAGCAGCTAGCTTAATATAAACTAACTCGTTACGAAGACACGTTGCGCATACTTCTGCGTTTTTTTCTTGAAGTTTTTGTACCGCATAATTGAGATGAAAAAAAGCTAACTTTAAACGAGATTTTTCGCGATGCTCAGCTTCACTATGAATTGCCACTGAAAAACCTTTTTCTCCAGAGTTTTTGCAAATAATACCACTTTTATGTAAACATTGGAGCGCACCAAAAGCTACTCGTTTGCTGACTTGAAATCGTTTCATGATGTCTTCTATGTCCACTTTATCGCCATTTTCCAAAGTGTTAGTCATAATCTCATTCTTGATTTCTGCGTATATAGGATCTGCAACAAATCCACTTTTTTCCATAATTTGAACCTCTTTAATTTTGATTGCTTACAATGTTATATTTTACACGAAAAAATTCCATTTAGATATGATTTTTCCGAAAAAAATGTGTACATTCTGTTACAAGAAAGATAGTTGTAACAGAAGAAATTAGCTGACATGTTGAAAAAATAACGACAATATGTATAGTTATCTTTGCAACATAAAAAGTAGGACTATACAGCCCTACTTTTTACCTGAATTTACTGCAATTCAATCGTTAAATCACCTGTTTTCAAGCGTTCCTTTTTAATTAGAAACGGTCTGACAATAAGTGCAATAACACCTGGCAAGACAACTGCTACCAAAATAAAAGCAGCCAGTGTGCTGAATCCGTAATTTGCTATTAAATAAAGTGGTGCAACAAAGGCACATAATCCGAGACCAGCGACTTCACTTGCGGCTTGGATATGGAACACCATCACGCCAAGAGGTCCAGCAATCAGTGTTGTTAGTAGTGGTACTAACATAAGGCTGGGTTTTCTAATGATGTTGGGTGTTTGTAATTTGGGTGTACAGATAAGTTGGGCAAAAAATGCACCCCAGTTATTATCTCGGTAACTTAATACCGCAAATGACACGAATTGAACCGAACAACCAATTAACGCTGCAGCACTTGCTGTTGGATCCAGTTGAAGCGCAATTGCGAGCGCAGCAGAGGAAGCCGGGCTAAGAATAAGTAGTCCAAACACAAAAGCGATAGCCATTGATGAAATCAGCGGTGAGCCACCAATTAACGAGCTAATTCCAAGACTTACAGAAGCCAAAATCGGTGCCATAATCTTTGCAAATAAAATACCGCTTAGTCCGCCCGCGAGAAGTGAAACACCAGGAATTAAAATCATATCAAATTTTGTTTTCCCAGTCACCCTTTTCCCAGTCCAAACTGCAACAATAACAGCTAAAATAGCTCCGACTGGTTCTCCGCTAGTAATAGCAACTCCACCACCAGCTAACGCCGCCACTGCCCCGCCGCCAATAACAGCAGAGGCTGCCGCGCTTATCGTCACAAGCGTATTTGCGTGCAAGCACATCGCAATACCAACACCAATTCCCGGAATTAACATCGTTTTACCAATTGCGCCAACCGTTACAAGAAATGAAAGTCCTGTCATCTGCCCAATTGTCTGCAAAAGAAGTCCAATTCCAAGCGTTACAAGAACCGCATTCGCAATCCCCATAGAAGCCTTATAGGAACGATCTATAAAATATTCTTTCATTGCTTCTCCCTTTCTAAAATGTATTCTTTCTCATTGTAATCACTAGTTAATTAAAAAGCTAGTTTTATTTACCGATTTTCCTTTAAAAATGTTAAAAAGGTTTCAGCAATTCGATTTTCAAGTCTTTGTCTGTTTTTTAGTACCGAAAACTTCCGCATTAAGCTCCCAGCCTCATTAAATGTCTGCAGTTTTCCCGCTGTAATTTCTGCTTGAACAACACACTTAGAAATAACTGTGTAGCCCATCCCTTCAAGAACCATTTGTTTAACTGCCATATTACTCCAGGCAACAACTTTTTCAGCAACATTCCAGCCATTGGTACTTAATACATGATCCAAATATTCACGCGTTCCTGAACCTTCTTCTCGCGCAATCCAAGTCGCCCCTTGCTCGATTTCTGTATGCGAACCATCTGCTCGACCAACGATACACATTTCATCATCCGAAAAAGCACTTATCTCTAAATCTTTCTTACTAACCTGGCCTTCAATCAGCCCTGTGTCCACTTGAAGAAGTTCAACTTTGTCAGCAATTTTTGCGGTATTTTCAATGATAAGTTCTATTGTAATATCCGGATAAAGGGCATGAAATTTCGCAATCACTTCTGGCAGATAATACTCTCCTATCGTAAAACTAGCACCAATGCGAAGTCGACCTTTTAAATGATGGTGATATAAACTTATTTCATCTTCCACTTGTTTATATAGTCCTTCTAATTGCTTGGCACGGTGGTATAAAATTTCTCCTGTTGCTGTTAAAATAAACTTTTTAGCCTGTCTGTATATAAGTTCTGTTTCGTAAAGCTCTTCTAATTTCTTTAATTGCAATGATACTGCGGGTTGCGAAATGTGTAATTCTTCAGCTGCTTTTGTAAAACTTTGCAATTCTACTACTCGGATATATGTTCTTAATGCCTCGTCCATCGTAACACCTCCATAAAAATAACTTATCAATAATATAATTAATATAAATTTTACTAATAAAATCAAGAATGGTAAAGTAAAAGTATAAACGAAAGGGGGATGAATATGAGTCAAATTTTATTTAAAACGAAGACTTTTTGGTATGGTATTGCGCTTACTTTCTGTATTGCTACCTTATCTTATTTTTTAGCGAAGTTACCATTTTTAATGATTCTCGGACAACTTGTAACTGCTATTTTAATTGGTATTATCATTCGTGCACTTTTCCCAGTTCCGGAAAAATGGTTTACTGGTATTCAGTTTTCCAACAAGGTCATTCTTCGTGCCGGGATTATTTTACTTGGTTTTCGCTTGAACTTAGTTGATATTTATCATGCTGGCTGGCGAGTGTTTCTAATTGCTGCCTTATGCCTAAGCTTTGGTATTACTATTGTTTATTTCTTAGCTAAACTTTTTGGAGTGGATAAAAAACTAGCTATTTTGGTCGCTTGTGGTACGGGGATTTGTGGTGCGGCTGCAGTAGTTGCGATTTCTCCACAAGTAAAAGCTGATAACAACCAAACGGCTGTCGCTGCTACGATTATTGCATTACTTGGAACTATTTTCACCGTTATCTATACGTTGATTTATCCAATTCTGCCACTTGGACCAGATGGTTATGGGATTTTTGCAGGTGCTACACTTCATGAAATTGCCCACGTTATTGCAGCTGCAGATCCAGGCGGCTCATCTGCTGTCGATATGGCGGTTATCGTTAAATTAACACGTGTAGCCTTACTTGTTCCAGTCTGCTTTGTTGTCGCAAAAATGGTTAATGCTGGGACTAAAAATCGCTTTTCATGGGCGGAACTTCCTGTACCATGGTTTATATTCGGCTTTTTAGCAACTAGTGCAATTAATAGCTTTGGGATTATTCCAACATCTGTAACCGATTTTCTTGTCATCTGTGCATATTTCCTCATTGCTATGTCAATGGGCGGACTCGGTTTAAATGTCCACTTGCCATCGTTCGGAAAAATGGGTGGAAAACCTTTTGCTGCGGCGTTAATCGGTTCTGTTTTCCTTTCAGCATTTGGTCTAGCTTTAGTACTTTTGTTTCATTTAGCAGGTTAAGATGTCCTCGTCACCTCGATTTGTGATACAATAGCAAACACGAGGTGACTATTTCATGACGAAAGCAATTTGGACTTGCCGAGCGTTCTTACTCGGATACTTTCTTGTGCTGCATTTCACTGCAGATACTTACACTTTTCTAATTTTAAATGTCGGGCTTGCTTATATACCTTTCGAAATAGCTGTATTTCTCACAAAAAAACCTCGCGTCTGGTGGATTTTTTGGCCACTAGGGATTGTTTGGCTAGTATTTTTCCCAAATGCACCGTATCTTTTAACTGATTTACTTCATTTACAACGTTTAGAAATTTACGGGGCAGAAGGAATACTTTCAACAGCACCTTGGTTATGGCGACATTTCACTTATATTATCGTCGGTGTGTTCTTTGGATTATTTATTGGATTCTGGTCTTTCGCAAAAATGCTTGCTGAAATAAGAAGACGATTTAATTGGACTAGTTTACTAAGTTATCAATTACTTTTGATTGGGTTAATTTTATTATCTAGTTATGCGATATACATTGGACGGTTCTCTCGTTTACATTCCATCCATTTACTTACGCAGCCAATTGATTCATTGCAAATTATGTTAAGTGTTTTTCACTGGCCATTTTGGAATTTTGTATTTTACTTTTCGATTATCCAATATGTAATTTATACGCTATTTAGCAGGTTTTCTAGCTCACTAAAAAACTAAAAACGTTTGTATTTTAGGAAAATTAATTTTCTTAAATACAAACGTTTTTTTAATCGATATGGAGCTTACTTCGCTCTTTTGAAAAACCTTGAGGATAACGACGCTTTAGTTTCTCGATATTTAATTCTGCTACTGTTTCCATGCTTATATCTGCCCATTTAGCAATTTGCGATACGTACCAAAGTACATCTCCTAGCTCTTTTGTTAGAGACTCCTTATCTAAATCATGTCCATGAAAAGCATATTTCTTAATCAAATCGGCAACTTCACCGGCCTCTCCAGTAATACCAAGTCCGTAATTTGTTAGTGCCTGTTCGTGTGTTGCAGCAGTTCTATTTGCTAAAATTTGATACTCTTTAAAATCCATATGTTTTCCTCCTTGCTTCTCTCACTTTCTTACTATAACAGATAATTTTTTTCCTTTGCAGTCTTGACTATTTCCAACTTATGCGAACTGGTGCTCTATCAATGCATTTCATCTTTAAAAATTTTTTATCTTTAAAGTCTTATTTTTTTCAGATAATTCCTATATAATAGAGATAAGATTTCTGAAAGGAGTTTTCAAATGAAACTAGCTGGCTTAGTGTTACTTCTGATTGGTTTGATTGGTTTTGGCTTTTCGTTTAGC
Proteins encoded:
- a CDS encoding LysR substrate-binding domain-containing protein encodes the protein MDEALRTYIRVVELQSFTKAAEELHISQPAVSLQLKKLEELYETELIYRQAKKFILTATGEILYHRAKQLEGLYKQVEDEISLYHHHLKGRLRIGASFTIGEYYLPEVIAKFHALYPDITIELIIENTAKIADKVELLQVDTGLIEGQVSKKDLEISAFSDDEMCIVGRADGSHTEIEQGATWIAREEGSGTREYLDHVLSTNGWNVAEKVVAWSNMAVKQMVLEGMGYTVISKCVVQAEITAGKLQTFNEAGSLMRKFSVLKNRQRLENRIAETFLTFLKENR
- a CDS encoding PTS sugar transporter subunit IIA, with the translated sequence MDIQELDISKVISPALVNLELQATTKLEVIEELTDLLVETGAVADKKAFIADVLYREEEGKTGLGEGVAIPHGKSASVINTSIAVGRTKTPVEWESLDDKPVNIIILFAVKNSDATTTHIKLLQKVAILLADDEVISQFQTVPTKEAFIKLLAKNQD
- a CDS encoding ABC transporter ATP-binding protein; amino-acid sequence: MTLELHNVTKKFGEKIAVNDLSFRVEPGKILGIIGQNGAGKTTTFRLILHFLEATSGKITWDGKEVSRIDPNIIGYLPEERGLYPNVTIEEQLIFFAELKGYPKQKIKAEIDNWLERAEIVGKKTDLIKTLSKGNQQKIQLLSTIIHQPKLVILDEPFSGLDPVNAEILKKFVFDLRASGAAIIFSSHRMENVEELCDSLLMLKKGSTVLQGTTESVKSVFGRKRILIESTHKAEELAILPGVLNVQQHRDGVLQLEIANETDAEKIFEYVTKDGFIQTFSLQAPTLEEIFKWKAGESNE
- a CDS encoding YeiH family protein → MSQILFKTKTFWYGIALTFCIATLSYFLAKLPFLMILGQLVTAILIGIIIRALFPVPEKWFTGIQFSNKVILRAGIILLGFRLNLVDIYHAGWRVFLIAALCLSFGITIVYFLAKLFGVDKKLAILVACGTGICGAAAVVAISPQVKADNNQTAVAATIIALLGTIFTVIYTLIYPILPLGPDGYGIFAGATLHEIAHVIAAADPGGSSAVDMAVIVKLTRVALLVPVCFVVAKMVNAGTKNRFSWAELPVPWFIFGFLATSAINSFGIIPTSVTDFLVICAYFLIAMSMGGLGLNVHLPSFGKMGGKPFAAALIGSVFLSAFGLALVLLFHLAG
- a CDS encoding GntR family transcriptional regulator, with amino-acid sequence MEKSGFVADPIYAEIKNEIMTNTLENGDKVDIEDIMKRFQVSKRVAFGALQCLHKSGIICKNSGEKGFSVAIHSEAEHREKSRLKLAFFHLNYAVQKLQEKNAEVCATCLRNELVYIKLAAREQDISVFSNHVKNFYGCMIHYTGMPALEKNIDILNQTILNMKDNNEKLCFEAFMIDLADSLEQLVLSLEAKDFEKCHLVIQKFYDKNISILFS
- a CDS encoding GNAT family N-acetyltransferase codes for the protein MQIRLSKRKDSASMIELEHLVWTPGTTPGDVHFDSEAEFLLKNPPGSKIVVEKDEKIIGILGYKSPIPLPSNKHVVEIDIAVHPDYQREGIGQLLMDKMKEVAREKGFIKISLRVLSINQKAIRFYEKNGFKQEGRLEKEFIIQGKYVDDILMAYFL
- a CDS encoding PTS fructose transporter subunit IIC, translating into MKKLQIKKHALTAISYMLPLVVASGLLIAIGNLTNGQVIENYKAPYSVPDALVSLGVLGMGLLAPVIAGAIAYSIADRPGIAPGLLMGLIANSIGAGFLGGMLGGYLVGYFVLILVKYLKVPKWAQGLMPMMIIPLISSLVIGLLMYFVVGVPIVWATEAMTSFLQGMQGSMRFVFGAVLGAMAAFDFGGPVNKVASLFADGLLLEGVKEPEAVKILASMVPPFGVTLSWVISKLIKKRKYTKSEEDNIKIAFPMGICMITEGVIPIAAVDPIRVIISCTLGAAVGGGLSMTWGIGSPVPSGGMFIVPAMNEPILFCLALLIGTCVTAAMLLILKREPTKEEELIADQAIEEEEVDLSGIKIS
- a CDS encoding BglG family transcription antiterminator, translated to MLLTKTERALINLFLTKNDFLTANQLALMLEVSSKTIYRKIKNINSATDEKEIIISEKGRGYKLNYKAYIQAKLETTSDIFGYTPSERREKILLQVLFKSPKYLNIAKLYEGYYVGYNSIKNDFTLLNQSIEKYHLALEKKQKEIRVVGTEENIRIAINEVINNLDLSSYDDLKTEYSNLNNADVQFIVRQMEIIENKLMISIPYPYDINIFSHLYILINRFRQGEVEDFDETNETYLVTNEKLHTIAVEAIESIEQYLKMKLPKRETFNFLQYLISSRFNHEIELISSNVLPIVEEMTDFYINQVAAKIDMPINKKQLKIELLSHMKPMVNRMNHQINIKNNLLSDIKLEYGQLFDIIKETARDVAETFKLNTISDDEVGYITIYFAKHIEESPLVKRIIIMCSSGIGTSELLKVKVQKAFPDVEIVDVLSSTRFKNSLQDYQNIDFILTTINAESTKEIPSLLVSAMFTEKDKMMVKKLMESL
- a CDS encoding DUF1361 domain-containing protein; this encodes MTKAIWTCRAFLLGYFLVLHFTADTYTFLILNVGLAYIPFEIAVFLTKKPRVWWIFWPLGIVWLVFFPNAPYLLTDLLHLQRLEIYGAEGILSTAPWLWRHFTYIIVGVFFGLFIGFWSFAKMLAEIRRRFNWTSLLSYQLLLIGLILLSSYAIYIGRFSRLHSIHLLTQPIDSLQIMLSVFHWPFWNFVFYFSIIQYVIYTLFSRFSSSLKN
- a CDS encoding PTS fructose transporter subunit IIB — translated: MNIIGIAACTSGIAHTYIAKEKLTKAGIALGHTIHIETQGTIGIEDELSAEQVKNADVVIIAADIKISGKDRFKGKRIVEIPTDLAIKAPKQIINKIDNEINN
- a CDS encoding PTS transporter subunit IIC, whose protein sequence is MKEYFIDRSYKASMGIANAVLVTLGIGLLLQTIGQMTGLSFLVTVGAIGKTMLIPGIGVGIAMCLHANTLVTISAAASAVIGGGAVAALAGGGVAITSGEPVGAILAVIVAVWTGKRVTGKTKFDMILIPGVSLLAGGLSGILFAKIMAPILASVSLGISSLIGGSPLISSMAIAFVFGLLILSPASSAALAIALQLDPTASAAALIGCSVQFVSFAVLSYRDNNWGAFFAQLICTPKLQTPNIIRKPSLMLVPLLTTLIAGPLGVMVFHIQAASEVAGLGLCAFVAPLYLIANYGFSTLAAFILVAVVLPGVIALIVRPFLIKKERLKTGDLTIELQ
- a CDS encoding ABC transporter permease is translated as MSKFWVITKQVYKRRVKTKSFLISLLFPVLIAALIAGIPKMVDYFDSAKTITKIAVLSDDPVFAQSLAKDKSHFKVNTDIKDKKSAQSALKNGKIDGFVSITQKNDTVSAVYTTQETAGQDVLTRLTEDLTATKIAEKAAAYKITNEQLQSITSPVSVTNDLESNNQLTNHEKDVMSAAVLILTLVIFIFVMSYANIVASEIATEKGTRIMEVILSSVSARTHLFAKLTAIIFMLLTQIGFYVVCGAIVLIAGRNTDMVQNVLDQIAVFPAYYLVLNLVFVILGLLLYILLAAMIGSMVPNVETVAQFIYPMTILAIIGYWGSIAAANAPDNLLVIIGSYIPTFSPMMMLARMDLLSVSTVGIFSSLAILVASVVGAFFLTVRLYQGNVLLYSNDGLWKTWKTSLSYAKRK